The nucleotide window AGAATCACATCAATGGGATTGAGAACTTTTGGAACCAAGCCAAACGCCACATGAGAAAATTCAACGGCATTCCTACCAAGCATTTCCATCTCTTTTTGAAGGAATGCGAGTGGCGCTTTAACAACAGCAATCCGCGAAGGCAACTTAAACAGTTGAAACAGTGGGTTAAGAAGCATATGGGCTAGTTATCTGGTACAGCCCCTATTGTTTTTCCCCAACTCCAAGGAAGTTTACGGCGATTTCGAAGACCAATTCTGGTGGTGGAGAATATTTTATGCCGCCCGTGAGGACTGGACCGTGCCGAGCGAGGGGTGGGAGGCCGTGGACTGGGCGTTGTTCACGGGCAACTACGCGGCCAACAGAAAACTGGCCAAGCGCAAGATCGACTTCATGCAGAAGTACAACATCGAGCGCATGATCATGCCGGACTGCGGCGGCGGGTCCTACGGCTGCCGCAAGGGGATGGAAACGTGTGTCGTCGAGGACCCCAACAACGAGGTGGGGTTCACCTATCTCTACGACTATCTTGTTCAGGTCATCCGCGAGGGGCGCATCAAGCTCGACAAGTCGGTCAACGCGGGCAAGCGGTTCACCTGGCACGACTCCTGTAAGCACGGTCGGGAACTGGCGCGCCATTTCGGCAAGGGGTATTACGACGAGCCCAGGTGGATCGTCCGGCAGTGCGTGGACGATTTCGCGGACATGACGCCGAGCCGGGGACTCAATTACTGCTGCGGCGCGGGCGGCGGCATGTGGCCCATGCCCTTCGAGGACGAGTCCGCGCACCATGCCCGGCACAAGTACGAGCAGATCAAGCGCACCGGCGCGGACGTGGTGGTGGTCGGCTGTTCAAACTGCCGGGACCAGATCATGAAGCGTATCCCCAAGTATTACACTGACTACAAATACGAGGTGAAGTACATCTGGCAACTGGTGGCCGAGACCCTGGTACTGGAGCCGTGGGAGGAGGAGATGGTCGCCCGCGCCAACGAGCTGGCCGACGCTCAGTGGAAGCAGTTCGGCGTGGACCTGGACGCCATGGAATACTGACCGGCCCAACGGCTGTGAAAAGTAACCCCGCCCCTCTGCGAAGAAGGGCGGGGTTTCCTTTTCGTGGCGTTATCCCCGGTTGGTTAGATGATGGCGTCGACGACGATGCCTTTGGCGTGTCCGCCGAGGACGCTGGTTTGGAAGTCATAGCTTTGGGCCATGCCGGTCTTGTCTTCCGACGAGGACCCGGGGTTCATGTAGTCCAAGGTTTTGGAAACGAGCGACGCTTCGGCGGAGACCTTGTCCACCGGGGCGAGGCTGGAGCCACTGCCTGAATCGTTCATGTAGTCCAGGGTCTTGGAAACCACGGCGGCGCCGAATGTCTCTTGATCAAAAGGCGTGTAGCCTCCAAGACCGCCGAGTGCCATGGTCATAAAGTGTACCCTCCCTAGCCAATAGGCCGGAAATAACGCCTATCCGCCATATCGACGGTATCCTCCATATCTTTAGGGCGATGTTGAGAAAAAAACCGGGCCGGGTTATGCCTTGGTCATGGAGGGCTTATGTCTTTCGAGGTCGGTTTTTTCGTGATGGCGGTCGTCGCCAGTCTCGGGGTCGGTGTCCTGCTGTACCGTTGGCAGCGGCCCAAGCTGACCTTGCCGTACCTGTTGCTGGCCGTCGCCGGATCGATTTTTGCGCTGTACTACATCCTGCATGTGGTCTTCGGCTCCGGTCGGACCGGATGGCCTTGATGAGGGGAGGGAAATCATGAATGAGGTCCTGATGGCGGTCATTGCCCTGGCGGTGGGCATCGCCGTGGCCGGGGGGCTGGCCTGGAAGCTCAAGAAAAGCTGTGTGCCGTGAGTCCTGATGTACACGGGCATCGGCGCAGGTGTCGCCGTCTTTTACGTTTTGAAATATGTC belongs to Pseudodesulfovibrio portus and includes:
- a CDS encoding (Fe-S)-binding protein, coding for MFFPNSKEVYGDFEDQFWWWRIFYAAREDWTVPSEGWEAVDWALFTGNYAANRKLAKRKIDFMQKYNIERMIMPDCGGGSYGCRKGMETCVVEDPNNEVGFTYLYDYLVQVIREGRIKLDKSVNAGKRFTWHDSCKHGRELARHFGKGYYDEPRWIVRQCVDDFADMTPSRGLNYCCGAGGGMWPMPFEDESAHHARHKYEQIKRTGADVVVVGCSNCRDQIMKRIPKYYTDYKYEVKYIWQLVAETLVLEPWEEEMVARANELADAQWKQFGVDLDAMEY